Proteins from one Agelaius phoeniceus isolate bAgePho1 chromosome 10, bAgePho1.hap1, whole genome shotgun sequence genomic window:
- the TNK2 gene encoding activated CDC42 kinase 1 isoform X6: MLCAGGQGQAMGPGSGSPEMAARRNLAPRPPRPPLPQGSAALRAGSPRLPACSIQPTKQHQVPAPRERLSCSMQAEEGTDWLLELLTELQLQQYFLRIRDELNVTRLSHFEYVKNEDLEKIGMGRPGQRRLWEAVKRRKAMCKRKSWMSKVFSGKRPESELPPQPQSTFRKPPTPPPPEAGGQHSLTCLVRERDLSIFEKLGDGSFGVVRRGEWCTPAGKTLNVAVKCLKTDVLSQPEALDDFIREVNAMHSLDHRNLIRLYGVVLSHPMKMVTELAPLGSLLDRLRKNQGHFLISTLCQYAIQVAKGMAYLESKRFIHRDLAARNILLASNELVKIGDFGLMRALPKNDDHYVMQEHRKVPFAWCAPESLKTRTFSHASDTWMFGVTLWEMFTYGQEPWIGLNGSQILHKIDKEGERLPRPEDCPQDIYNVMLQCWAHKPEDRPTFVALRDFLVEAQPTDMRALQDFEEPDKLHIQMNDIITVIEGRAENYWWRGQNKRTLKVGQFPRNTVTSVAGLSAHDISQPLKNSFIHTGHGDTNPQHCWGFPDKIDELYLGNPLDPPDILGVDQTAARPTQLPGRAKRQPPPRPPQPTVLLTKPCYDPVSEEEEGLPGGLRKLCLKKPGTGKGLRPVKPSARVPGTKVGERQPRRLASEGTASGEVTLIDFGEDVPQGSPSPVGELTALSLAELAMEAFSLLDKTPPQSPTRALPRPLHPTPVVDWDARPLPPPPAYDDVAQDEDDIEVCSITSPPSRRGKTNYGFVDEGERGPALEDNLFLPPKEAKQPSMTQTTELFEELQQECMKRLNVPLGPAAPADDKPQIPPRVPIPPRPLRRNEPGRWSGDLSPASGGEEDRPPQIPPRDPLSRPTSRTPSPMALQVGSPQQRAALCSCLSTSPGKPMPTTQSFALDPKYATPKVIQAQGKDCSKGPCILPIVKDGQKVSSTHYYLLPERPAYLDKYEKFFKEAKSPEEVAASRQVTTATVRPMVQQPLSDCKGNFSSNNSNPGPKCLVKASCSLQKIVYDGPDVSRPADKIRLVQDMVHGVTTEECQAALQSHGWNIQRAIQYLKVEQLFCLGLKSRGECQQVLEKFNWNLAQASSHLLGPYSATRQKW; the protein is encoded by the exons aggctgagctGTAGCATGCAGGCGGAGGAGGGCACGGactggctgctggagctgctcacggagctgcagctgcagcagtacTTCCTGCGCATCCGAGACGAGCTCAACGTCACACGCCTCTCCCACTTTGAGTACGTCAAAAATGAGGATCTGGAGAAGATTGGCATGGGACGCCCCG GCCAGCGGCGGCTGTGGGAGGCAGTGAAACGGAGGAAAGCCATGTGCAAGCGGAAATCCTGGATGAGCAAG GTGTTCAGTGGGAAGCGCCCAGAGTCGGAGCTGCCgcctcagccccagagcacctTCCGCAAGCCTCCCACACCACCACCCCCTGAAGCTGGGGGCCAGCACTCCCTGACCTGCCTCGTGCGGGAGCGGGACCTCTCAATCTTTGAGAAGCTGGGTGACGGCTCCTTCGGGGTCGTGCGGCGCGGCGAGTGGTGCACGCCTGCTGGCAAGACG CTGAATGTGGCAGTGAAGTGCCTCAAGACAGATGTGCTGAGCCAGCCGGAGGCACTGGACGACTTCATCCGGGAGGTGAATGCCATGCACTCCCTGGACCACAGGAACCTCATCCGCCTGTATGGCGTGGTGCTCTCCCACCCCATGAAGATG GTGACAGAGCTGGCCCCACTGGGCTCCCTCCTGGACCGCCTGCGGAAGAACCAGGGCCATTTCCTCATCTCCACCCTGTGCCAGTATGCCATCCAGGTGGCCAAGGGCATGGCCTACCTGGAGTCCAAGCGCTTCATCCACCGCGACCTGGCTGCCCGCAACATCCTGCTGGCCTCCAACGAGCTCGTCAAGATCGGGGACTTCGGTCTGATGCGGGCACTGCCCAAAAATGACGATCACTATGTGATGCAGGAGCATCGCAAGGTCCCCTTTGCCTG GTGTGCTCCTGAGAGCCTGAAGACACGCACCTTCTCCCACGCCAGTGACACCTGGATGTTCGGAGTGACCCTCTGGGAGATGTTCACCTATGGTCAGGAGCCTTGGATTGGCCTCAATGGCAGCCAG ATCCTGCACAAGATAGACAAGGAGGGTGAGCGGCTTCCAAGGCCTGAGGACTGTCCCCAGGACATCTACAATGTCATGTTGCAGTGCTGGGCACACAAGCCTGAGGACCGACCCACCTTCGTGGCCTTGCGAGACTTCTTGGTGGAG gctcagcccacTGACATGAGAGCGCTGCAGGACTTTGAGGAACCGGACAAGCTGCACATCCAGATGAACGACATCATCACGGTCATTGAGGGCAG GGCCGAGAATTACTGGTGGCGGGGTCAGAATAAACGGACCCTAAAAGTGGGCCAATTTCCCCGAAACACGGTGACCTCGGTGGCAGGGCTGTCAGCCCACGACATCAGCCAGCCACTTAAAAACAGCTTCATCCACACAGGCCATGGAGACACCAACCCGCAGCACTGCTGGGGGTTTCCCGATAAAATTGATGA GCTGTACCTGGGAAATCCCTTGGACCCTCCTGATATTTTAGGTGTGGACCAAACTGCTGCCAGACCTACACAGCTTCCAGGGAGGGCTAAAA GGCAGCCTCCTCCACGCCCACCTCAGCCTACCGTCCTGCTCACCA AGCCTTGCTACGACCCAGTtagtgaggaggaggagggtctGCCAGGGGGTCTCCGGAAGCTCTGCCTGAAGAAGccaggcacagggaagggcCTGCGACCAGTCAAGCCATCAGCACGAGTTCCAGGCACCAAGGTGGGCGAGCGGCAACCCAGACGGCTGGCAAGTGAGGGGACAGCAAGCGGCGAGGTGACTCTCATTGACTTTGGGGAGGACGTTCCCCAGGGTAGCCCCTCTCCAGTGGGAGAGCTGACAGCCCTATCATTAGCTGAGCTGGCCATGGAGGCCTTCTCTTTGCTGGACAAGACCCCACCACAGAGCCCCACGCGGGCTCTACCTCGGCCTCTGCACCCCACGCCAGTGGTGGACTGGGATGCCCGGCCCTTGCCCCCACCGCCTGCCTATGATGACGTGGCACAGGATGAGGACGATATTGAAGTCTGCTCTATCACCAGCCCCCCGAGCCGGCGGGGAAAGACCAACTATGGCTTTGTGGATGAGGGTGAGAGGGGACCAGCACTGGAGGACAACCTCTTCCTGCCCCCCAAGGAGGCCAAGCAGCCCAGCATGACACAGACCACCGAGCTCTtcgaggagctgcagcaggagtgcATGAAGAGGCTCAACGTCCCTCTGGGACCAGCTGCACCAGCTGACGACAAGCCCCAGATCCCTCCCCGTGTCCCAATCCCACCCCGGCCCCTTCGCCGCAATGAGCCTGGGCGCTGGTCAGGAGACCTCTCCCCAGCTTCGGGGGGCGAGGAGGACCGGCCGCCCCAGATCCCCCCGCGGGACCCACTGTCCCGGCCCACTTCCCGGACACCCAGCCCTAtggctctgcaggtgggctccCCCCAGCAACgtgctgccctctgctcctgcctctccacCTCACCAGGGAAGCCCATGCCCACCACACAGAGCTTCGCCCTCGACCCTAAGTACGCCACGCCCAAGGTCATCCAGGCGCAGGGCAAGGACTGCTCCAAGGGACCCTGCATCCTGCCCATCGTGAAGGATGGGCAGAAGGTCAGCAGCACTCACTACTACCTGCTGCCCGAGCGCCCGGCCTACCTGGACAAGTATGAGAAGTTTTTCAAGGAGGCTAAAAGCCCTGAGGAGGTGGCAGCGTCCCGCCAGGTCACCACAGCCACCGTCCGTCCCATGGTGCAGCAGCCACTGTCAGACTGCAAGGGCAACTTTTCTTCCAACAACAGCAACCCTGGGCCCAAGTGCCTGGTGAAAgcctcctgcagcctccagaaGATCGTGTACGACGGGCCGGATGTTTCCCGTCCTGCTGACAAGATCCGGCTG GTGCAGGACATGGTGCATGGTGTGACCACCGAGGAATGCCAGGCAGCCCTTCAGAGCCATGGCTGGAACATCCAACGGGCTATCCAGTACCTGAAG GtggagcagctcttctgcctgGGGCTGAAGTCCCGTGGTGAGTGCCAGCAGGTGCTGGAGAAGTTCAACTGGAACCTGGCACAGGCCAGCTCCCACCTCCTCGGTCCCTACAGCGCCACCCGCCAGAA GTGGTGA
- the TNK2 gene encoding activated CDC42 kinase 1 isoform X9, which yields MQAEEGTDWLLELLTELQLQQYFLRIRDELNVTRLSHFEYVKNEDLEKIGMGRPGQRRLWEAVKRRKAMCKRKSWMSKVFSGKRPESELPPQPQSTFRKPPTPPPPEAGGQHSLTCLVRERDLSIFEKLGDGSFGVVRRGEWCTPAGKTLNVAVKCLKTDVLSQPEALDDFIREVNAMHSLDHRNLIRLYGVVLSHPMKMVTELAPLGSLLDRLRKNQGHFLISTLCQYAIQVAKGMAYLESKRFIHRDLAARNILLASNELVKIGDFGLMRALPKNDDHYVMQEHRKVPFAWCAPESLKTRTFSHASDTWMFGVTLWEMFTYGQEPWIGLNGSQILHKIDKEGERLPRPEDCPQDIYNVMLQCWAHKPEDRPTFVALRDFLVEAQPTDMRALQDFEEPDKLHIQMNDIITVIEGRAENYWWRGQNKRTLKVGQFPRNTVTSVAGLSAHDISQPLKNSFIHTGHGDTNPQHCWGFPDKIDELYLGNPLDPPDILGVDQTAARPTQLPGRAKRQPPPRPPQPTVLLTKPCYDPVSEEEEGLPGGLRKLCLKKPGTGKGLRPVKPSARVPGTKVGERQPRRLASEGTASGEVTLIDFGEDVPQGSPSPVGELTALSLAELAMEAFSLLDKTPPQSPTRALPRPLHPTPVVDWDARPLPPPPAYDDVAQDEDDIEVCSITSPPSRRGKTNYGFVDEGERGPALEDNLFLPPKEAKQPSMTQTTELFEELQQECMKRLNVPLGPAAPADDKPQIPPRVPIPPRPLRRNEPGRWSGDLSPASGGEEDRPPQIPPRDPLSRPTSRTPSPMALQVGSPQQRAALCSCLSTSPGKPMPTTQSFALDPKYATPKVIQAQGKDCSKGPCILPIVKDGQKVSSTHYYLLPERPAYLDKYEKFFKEAKSPEEVAASRQVTTATVRPMVQQPLSDCKGNFSSNNSNPGPKCLVKASCSLQKIVYDGPDVSRPADKIRLVQDMVHGVTTEECQAALQSHGWNIQRAIQYLKVEQLFCLGLKSRGECQQVLEKFNWNLAQASSHLLGPYSATRQKW from the exons ATGCAGGCGGAGGAGGGCACGGactggctgctggagctgctcacggagctgcagctgcagcagtacTTCCTGCGCATCCGAGACGAGCTCAACGTCACACGCCTCTCCCACTTTGAGTACGTCAAAAATGAGGATCTGGAGAAGATTGGCATGGGACGCCCCG GCCAGCGGCGGCTGTGGGAGGCAGTGAAACGGAGGAAAGCCATGTGCAAGCGGAAATCCTGGATGAGCAAG GTGTTCAGTGGGAAGCGCCCAGAGTCGGAGCTGCCgcctcagccccagagcacctTCCGCAAGCCTCCCACACCACCACCCCCTGAAGCTGGGGGCCAGCACTCCCTGACCTGCCTCGTGCGGGAGCGGGACCTCTCAATCTTTGAGAAGCTGGGTGACGGCTCCTTCGGGGTCGTGCGGCGCGGCGAGTGGTGCACGCCTGCTGGCAAGACG CTGAATGTGGCAGTGAAGTGCCTCAAGACAGATGTGCTGAGCCAGCCGGAGGCACTGGACGACTTCATCCGGGAGGTGAATGCCATGCACTCCCTGGACCACAGGAACCTCATCCGCCTGTATGGCGTGGTGCTCTCCCACCCCATGAAGATG GTGACAGAGCTGGCCCCACTGGGCTCCCTCCTGGACCGCCTGCGGAAGAACCAGGGCCATTTCCTCATCTCCACCCTGTGCCAGTATGCCATCCAGGTGGCCAAGGGCATGGCCTACCTGGAGTCCAAGCGCTTCATCCACCGCGACCTGGCTGCCCGCAACATCCTGCTGGCCTCCAACGAGCTCGTCAAGATCGGGGACTTCGGTCTGATGCGGGCACTGCCCAAAAATGACGATCACTATGTGATGCAGGAGCATCGCAAGGTCCCCTTTGCCTG GTGTGCTCCTGAGAGCCTGAAGACACGCACCTTCTCCCACGCCAGTGACACCTGGATGTTCGGAGTGACCCTCTGGGAGATGTTCACCTATGGTCAGGAGCCTTGGATTGGCCTCAATGGCAGCCAG ATCCTGCACAAGATAGACAAGGAGGGTGAGCGGCTTCCAAGGCCTGAGGACTGTCCCCAGGACATCTACAATGTCATGTTGCAGTGCTGGGCACACAAGCCTGAGGACCGACCCACCTTCGTGGCCTTGCGAGACTTCTTGGTGGAG gctcagcccacTGACATGAGAGCGCTGCAGGACTTTGAGGAACCGGACAAGCTGCACATCCAGATGAACGACATCATCACGGTCATTGAGGGCAG GGCCGAGAATTACTGGTGGCGGGGTCAGAATAAACGGACCCTAAAAGTGGGCCAATTTCCCCGAAACACGGTGACCTCGGTGGCAGGGCTGTCAGCCCACGACATCAGCCAGCCACTTAAAAACAGCTTCATCCACACAGGCCATGGAGACACCAACCCGCAGCACTGCTGGGGGTTTCCCGATAAAATTGATGA GCTGTACCTGGGAAATCCCTTGGACCCTCCTGATATTTTAGGTGTGGACCAAACTGCTGCCAGACCTACACAGCTTCCAGGGAGGGCTAAAA GGCAGCCTCCTCCACGCCCACCTCAGCCTACCGTCCTGCTCACCA AGCCTTGCTACGACCCAGTtagtgaggaggaggagggtctGCCAGGGGGTCTCCGGAAGCTCTGCCTGAAGAAGccaggcacagggaagggcCTGCGACCAGTCAAGCCATCAGCACGAGTTCCAGGCACCAAGGTGGGCGAGCGGCAACCCAGACGGCTGGCAAGTGAGGGGACAGCAAGCGGCGAGGTGACTCTCATTGACTTTGGGGAGGACGTTCCCCAGGGTAGCCCCTCTCCAGTGGGAGAGCTGACAGCCCTATCATTAGCTGAGCTGGCCATGGAGGCCTTCTCTTTGCTGGACAAGACCCCACCACAGAGCCCCACGCGGGCTCTACCTCGGCCTCTGCACCCCACGCCAGTGGTGGACTGGGATGCCCGGCCCTTGCCCCCACCGCCTGCCTATGATGACGTGGCACAGGATGAGGACGATATTGAAGTCTGCTCTATCACCAGCCCCCCGAGCCGGCGGGGAAAGACCAACTATGGCTTTGTGGATGAGGGTGAGAGGGGACCAGCACTGGAGGACAACCTCTTCCTGCCCCCCAAGGAGGCCAAGCAGCCCAGCATGACACAGACCACCGAGCTCTtcgaggagctgcagcaggagtgcATGAAGAGGCTCAACGTCCCTCTGGGACCAGCTGCACCAGCTGACGACAAGCCCCAGATCCCTCCCCGTGTCCCAATCCCACCCCGGCCCCTTCGCCGCAATGAGCCTGGGCGCTGGTCAGGAGACCTCTCCCCAGCTTCGGGGGGCGAGGAGGACCGGCCGCCCCAGATCCCCCCGCGGGACCCACTGTCCCGGCCCACTTCCCGGACACCCAGCCCTAtggctctgcaggtgggctccCCCCAGCAACgtgctgccctctgctcctgcctctccacCTCACCAGGGAAGCCCATGCCCACCACACAGAGCTTCGCCCTCGACCCTAAGTACGCCACGCCCAAGGTCATCCAGGCGCAGGGCAAGGACTGCTCCAAGGGACCCTGCATCCTGCCCATCGTGAAGGATGGGCAGAAGGTCAGCAGCACTCACTACTACCTGCTGCCCGAGCGCCCGGCCTACCTGGACAAGTATGAGAAGTTTTTCAAGGAGGCTAAAAGCCCTGAGGAGGTGGCAGCGTCCCGCCAGGTCACCACAGCCACCGTCCGTCCCATGGTGCAGCAGCCACTGTCAGACTGCAAGGGCAACTTTTCTTCCAACAACAGCAACCCTGGGCCCAAGTGCCTGGTGAAAgcctcctgcagcctccagaaGATCGTGTACGACGGGCCGGATGTTTCCCGTCCTGCTGACAAGATCCGGCTG GTGCAGGACATGGTGCATGGTGTGACCACCGAGGAATGCCAGGCAGCCCTTCAGAGCCATGGCTGGAACATCCAACGGGCTATCCAGTACCTGAAG GtggagcagctcttctgcctgGGGCTGAAGTCCCGTGGTGAGTGCCAGCAGGTGCTGGAGAAGTTCAACTGGAACCTGGCACAGGCCAGCTCCCACCTCCTCGGTCCCTACAGCGCCACCCGCCAGAA GTGGTGA